The Chiloscyllium punctatum isolate Juve2018m unplaced genomic scaffold, sChiPun1.3 scaffold_1489, whole genome shotgun sequence DNA window TTCTGGGTAAATCTTAACACACATTGGGGGATTCTgggtaaatattaacacacacgtGGTGTCTCTgcgtaaatattaacacactcccaGGGATTCTGGGTAAATCTTAACACACATTGGGGAATTCTGGGTCAACATTAGCATACACCCAGAGATTCTGGGTAAATATTAACACTCTCCTGGGGATTCTGGGTAAATATAAACACACTCCCGGGGATTCTgggtaaatattaacacactcccaGGGATTCTgggtaaatattaacacactcccaGGGATTCTGGGTAAATATTAACCCACTCCCGGGGATTCTGGGTAATTATAAACTCACTACCGGGGATTCCGGGTAAATATTAACACACCCGTGGTGTCTCCAGGTGAGCAATCACGATTCCCTTGTGCATGTCCGGACGTCGGGAGACTTACATTGTCCTTTGCCGGTTCGTCCTCCATCACGGCCTGGATGCTGTACGCCAGGAAACAGAGCAGCGCTCCGATCCACAGCAGGATGGAGAATCCGCCAAACAGCTGGCGGCAAAACTTGACCCATTCCGGGGTGGTCGGCGGGGGGGTCAGGGCGTTGGGGCCCTCCATCGCCAAAATCTCCGCCGCCCGCGACGATGTCAGGccctgagggggagggagagagacacggagagtgtgtgtgagactgaggcAGAGACTTGacagcaatagagagagagagagagagagagagagagaaagaaagagagagggggggcgagtgtGACTGGTGAGAGAATGGGGCcttctgagagtgagagagagtaaggATTGGCACGTCTTAAAGTGAGAGGAAAAgggttggtgagagagagggttgacttGGACTTACTGTTTGAGAGATTTCAACTTAGACAGATGAGTGAAAATGCCAGTCTGAGAGAGGGATAGATAAAtaagagatagagagatggagagacagatgcagagagaacCAAACagagagaatcatagagatgtccagcacagaaacagacccttcggtccaacccgtccattccgaccagatatcccaacccaatctagtccccacctgccagcacccggcccatacccccccaaacccttcctattcatatacccatccagatgcctcttaaatgctgtaattgtaccagcccccaccacatcctctggcagctcattccatacacgtaccaccctctgggtgaaaaagttgccccttaggtctcttttatatctttcccctctcaccctaaacctatgcccctctagttctggactcccccgaccccagggaaaagactttgtctatttaccctatccatacccctcataattttataaaatgtCAATAAGAGAAAGTGAGacgtgcagatgctggagaccagagtcgagagtgtggggtgctggaaaagcacagcaggtcaggcagcatccgagggagcaggagagtcgacgtttcgggcaggaacccttcatcaggaatgaggcttgtgggcccgggggtggagagataaatgagaaggggggagtgtgggttttgggggaaggtagctgggagagAGATAAACAGAGAAGGAGAAGGATAGAGattgatggggagagggagaaagagagagagagagagagtcagaaagagacgGGCACAGAGACAAGGAGAGACATAGATTAACAGAGAGAtcaaaggagagagtgagaggtcgagagagtcagggagggcaggatggagagagggagatagagcgaTGGAGGAAGTGACAGACCGGCAGTGAGACAggcaaacagagagagaaacagagacagagagagagaaaatgagtgaaagagaggagaaagaaagagaaaaacagaCTAGCAGAAGCAGATGGAGAGCAtgaaggaaacagagagagagagagagagagagacaggagtgggggagaaagtcaaatggacagagagacaaagcagggagagagacagagagagggagatactgagggagactgcaagagagagcgagcaaggatgacagagagggtgtgggagagaccGACCGACAGGATACAGGATTGATATTGAGGGAGAGATAGCAAGACatagagagtgagaaagacacagagcaagagggagaggCAGACATACAGCCAGAGGCTGGGAgagacccagagagagggagagagagagaaagagattgaaacagagagagtgaagagggagagagacagtgagggaaagCGCCACAGAGAtgcagggagagagattgagaatgtGTCAGAGCTATTGGGTTGAGAAAAGATATGGTCTCCATGGGTCTTGCgttagagagacagacacacaagtGGAGgtgctttaacctgagggtctCAAGCAAGGGTGAAGGAACtgagaaggagagcccttcatggtaacctcagtcggTGCAGAAACTAAACCCACGCTGACGCGCTCCCACCctgtatcacaaaccagccgtttgtggccaactgagctaacccgCCCATTCTCGGACTGAGGAAAGGGGGGAATGCGGCTGAGCGGGAAGGCCGGGGAATAGGTGGGCAACAGTGATCATAAAACTGGGCTCGAACATACTGAGAGGAAAGGACGAAAGAGGTCCGGCTGTTCGTTTGAAGAGACGTTCATCTTGAGGGGCCAGCAAGTTCAATAAAATTAACGGAGAAACAAATGAAATCTCGCGATGCGGAGAAACTGTGGAAAAGGAgtcgggggtggggagaaagagtcTGGAAAAGTGAAGTGCTACTGAGATTCCATTGGGAACTGGGGAGGAAGAACTGACGattagagggggggggggggagagggggaagcattggaacggagggagagaaagaagagaactACAGTGTCAAAGAGAATTCGGCAGAAAACATTTAACGACAGAACAGGCAGGCACGTTGGTCAGAAAAAGGTGCTGTCACAGACATAAATTCTGATATTCGAAAACAGAGACAGACGATTTCCAGGGGGTCAGAGGCCGGTCGGCTTAAAATTGTTTTTAAGGGAGCTGTCTTTGTTGACGACTTAAGAGTTTGTTGATAGTCTCAGTCTCAAAGCTCATTGTAATgacagagggggaggagatggggatggaggaGGGAGCTGGCGAAGGGGAgatggggatggtgggggaaaGGGTGGTGGGTGATggggaggggatgagggagggcgggggggggttAAGCTGTGGGAACAAAGGGACTGAGGGTGttatgtgaggggaggggaggggccgATGTGATCGGCaggaaggggaagggaggggaaggtTCGACGATGATCAATTACCCGCGTCAGGTCAGTCCCATATTTACGACTCAACTCGTCCAAACTCAACTTATGGTCTTCCTGCAGAGgaagggggggggcgggggggagagagagacaatatGGTTAGGAGGTCATCGGAAAATTTCacaacagcaggaggccattcagcccccttccagcctgttacacaggaacaggtggccattcagcccccttccAGACTGTTACACAgcgaacaggaggccattcagccccctttcagcctgttacacaggaacaggaggccattcagccccctttcagcctgttacgcaggaacaggaggccattcagcccccttccagcctgttacacgggaacaggaggccattcagcccccttccagcctgttacacgggaacaggaggccattcagccccctttcAGCCTgttacacgggaacaggaggccattcagccccctttcagcctgttacacaggaacaggaggccattcagccccctttcagcctgttacacaggaacaggaggccattcagcccccttccatactgttacacaggaacaggaggccattcagccccctttcagcctgttacacaggaacaggaggccattcagcccccttccagcctgttacgcaggaacaggaggccattcagcccgattccagcctgttacacaggaacaggaggccattcagcccccttccagcctgttacacaggaacatgaggccattcagcccccttccagcctgttacacagcgAACAGGGGGCCATTCAGTCCCcttccagcctgttacacaggaacaggaggccattcagcccccttccagcctgttacacaggaacaggaggccattcagcccccttccagcttgttacacaggaacatgaggccattcagccccctttcagcctgttacacaggaacaggaggccattcagcccgattccagcctgttacgcaggaacaggaggccattcagcccgattccagcctgttacacaggaacaggaggccattcagcccccttccagcctgttacacaggaacaggaggccattcagcccccttccAGCCTGCTCGTCCATCTCTCCAGAGCGTCCCGCAGGGAATAGGAGGCCATTCTGGCCCCTTTCGAACCAGCCATCCATGACTGACCAATTCCTTCCTGATATAAGCCATTGACTCGCGCGACCACCCTGTGCCCAGTTTCTCTGGACCTGCCCCCAACGTCAGGGGGCACCGTTTAATAACGGCAAGTGTTCTCATTTGCCATGTTGCTCGACAGTGCCTTCCCGTGGTGGCATGCCGTCCCAGTGACGTATCGACAGGATGTACTTCGATGATGCAGTGTTGGAACGGGATAGATCGGGGAACGGGTGGCCTTGAAGTTAAATACCCTGGAAGTCCGAAGGGTACAGGCGCATGAATCTTTGAAATATTGTGGCATTTCTTTTCCCCGTGAGGGGTCCTAAAAGCAGAGGTGCCGAAATGTCTGAACGGTCTACTTTAATAACGGCTGAGTCAAGAGACTTATTTCACAATGAAAGGCCGGTTTTCCCAGTTCAGGGCTTTTTTGTTCCCCCTAAATCTTAGCCGGGGACCCACGATCCAAGCTGATCCTCtggcgtctctctctctctctctcccccagagGAACCTGCGTTTGAATTTACCTTCCCTTGCCGAGGGGTGTGCTTACGGGGGGTGTTGCAGGAAATCGGACCGGCTTCTTTGCCGAGTGGCGGGTTGGGTTTTCGAAACAGCTGTGTTTCTCCAAATTCGGTTTTCCTTTGGAAATAAATCCTGTTTCGCTTCAAAGCGAGGGGTTTGAGCAACTGCGTCGCTCCCTGGAACATCCACCTCAGCACCGATAGGTTAGGCTTCAGGTGACCCGGTTGAAACGTGTCTGGCCTGTTCCCCAACAAAGGGCACAACGAGGTCGAAGGGTAATATTCAAGGCGGCTAATGGGGTGCCAGCCTCCCTATCCAAAGGACGGGAATACGTAAGTTATCCTCCAGTTGCACAAGACCCCGGTTGGGCCCCTGTTGGAGGGCTGGGAGCAGATCGAACCGATAAAGAATTGAACGCAAGTTTACAAGTGTAATCCCTGGTCCTCGGCGGTTATAAAGAatgaagaaaatttacagcccaggaacaggcccttcggcccaacacgtccacccCGACCcgctgaagagaaacccacccagacccattcccctacattcacccctgactaatgcacctaacactatggggccaaaccaccctaacctatacatccctgaacactatggggtaatttagcatggccaaaccaccctaacctatacatccctgaacactatggggtaatttagcatggccaatccaccctaacctatacatccctgaacactatggggtaatttagcatggccaatccaccctaacctatacatccctgaacactatggggtaatttagcatggccaatccaccctaacttacacatccctgaacactatggggtaatttagcatggccaatccaccctaacctgcacatccctgaacactatgggtaatttagcatggccaaaccaccctaacctacacatccctgaacactatggggtaatttagcatggccaaaccaccctaacctatacatccctgaacactatggggtaatttagcatggccaatccaccctaacctacacatcccggaacactatggggtgatttagcatggccaatccaccctaacctacacatccctgaacactatggggtaatttaacatggccaatccaccctaacctacacatccctgggcactatgggtaatttagcatggccaatccaccctaacctacacatccctgaacactatggggtaatttagcatggccaatccaccctaacctacacatccctgaacactatggggtaatttagcatggctaatccaccctaacctacacatccctgggcaagatgggtaatttagcatggccaatccaccctaacctacacatccctgagcactatgggtaatttagcatggctaatccaccctaacctacacatccctgggcactatggggtaatttagcatggccaatccaccctaacctacacatccctgaacactatggggtaatttagcatggctaatccaccctaacctacacatccctgggcaagatgggtaatttagcatggccaatccaccctaacctacacatccctgagcactatgggtaatttagcatggctaatccaccctaacctacacatccctgggcactatggggtaatttagcacggccaatccaccctaacctacacatccctgaacactatggggtaatttagcacggccaatccaccctaacctacacatttttggactgtgggaggaaactggagcgcctggtggaaacccactcagacacggggagaaggtgcaaactccacacggacagttgcccccgaggcgggaattgaacccgagtccctggcgctgtgaggctgcagcactaaccattgagccaccgcgCCAAACATACTGTTCtgaacctgtcggtcaattcctaagcatctgtatccctctgctccccacctccacgcgcatcttaaatgaatctaccgtgccagcctctaccacctccgctggcaaggtgtcccaaatgcccaccaccctctgggcgGTGAGGCTGAGTTTGAGCAAATGCCACTGGTTTTTCTCAAGAATTTAAGGGGCGGTCTGACCGAAGcaagggaaacaggcccttcagcccagctggTCTGTGCCGACAAGGAAGACATCGGGTCCTGTTTGGCCCCTCTCCCTTGGAACCCTTCCTGCTCGTCTTCCCCATCCCATCCTTCCCTCCCCAGACCGGCCGTGTCAGCAAGGAAAAGCCGGAACCGGATTTTGCGGCCTACTGCAGCTCCTCCATCCACGTTGGACGCAGCGACCGGGAACGGGGGGAAGGAGTCGCTCAAAAGGGCCCGGACCGGAATGGGAACACCGGAATGGGAACGCCGGCGTCTGAGCCAGGCGGACCTCCCACCCACCCAAGGTTCACCCGCAACAGTCTGGTCGACGACGACCTCTGACCTCCATCTGAGAGCAACGTCAAGGGAGGCTGTCCGTGCCACACACTccgctcccccaccaccacacccccaccgcccccaccccacggcctctcccccaccccacggcCTCTCCCCCACCGATCCCAACACACCGTTCAGCCCCACAAGGCGATATCGGCCCAATTCCGTTGGTGTCACTGGCAGAGGGGGATGATGGGAAGGTGGAGggagaggagtgaggggaggggggaggggagagagagagagagagagagagagactgaagggAGTTGGAGGGCCCGGGGGttaggtggggcggggggggggggagaaagggagaCCGCAAATGGTTTTGGGTTCAGGGACGGGAAGgcaaaggggaggagagagaggcattggaggatggggagggggtgtaaacgtagagggtgagggaggggacagggaAGGGGAAGCCGGGgagcggtgggggtggggggggcagtaGGTGGGTATaaaggggaggggagatggggaggaaagagagagagagagagagagagagcgcatggGCAAAAAGGGAGGGAGAATTGCATCGAAAAAGTGAGGGGAAgatgggaaagggggagggggttggggtgaggggggacggtggaggagaaggtgggggaaaatgagagagagagagagagagatggggggagggaggatgggtaAAGGCAATGTAAAAGGGTTTTGGACAAGTTGGAGAGAAAGAATGGGATTTGAGGCGTGGGGAGGGTGTTTGAAGGAGGGGGGACAAGTTCGAGGTGAGGGTAAAGGAGGAGTCGGAGAGGTGCGAGGTAGTGGGAACGGAGAGGGATCTGAGGAAGTGGTCAGGGGGAGGAAGAGGgtaagtgagggagggagggaggagtctgagggagtgagggggagagagaagtctGAGGGAAtgatgagggagagggtgagggagggaggagtctgagagagtgatgagggagagggtgagggagggaggagtctgagggagtgaggagggagagaggagtctgagggagtgagaagggagagggtggggggaggagtctgagggagagaggagtctgagggagtgaggagggagagggtgagggagggaggagtctgagggagtgagaagggagagggtgagggagggaggagtctgagggagtgaggagggagagggtgagggagggaggagtctgagggagtgaggagggagagggtgagggagggaggagtctgagggagtgaggagggagagaggagtccGAGGGAGTAAGAAGggagagggatgagggagagaggagtctgagggagtgaggagggagagggtgagggagggagagaggagggagggaggagtctgaggaagtgaggaggcagagggtgagggagggaggagtctgagggaGTGAAGAAGAGAGGagtctgagggagtgagggagggaggggtgtgagggattgaggagggagagggtgagggaggaagggaggagtctgagggagtgagggagggaggagtctgagggagtgaggagggagagggtgagggagggaggagtctgagggagggatgagggagagggtgagggagggagagaggaatcTGAGGGAGTGAGGCGGGAGAGAGAAGTCTGAGGGAAtgatgagggagagggtgagggagggaggagtctgaggcagtgaggagggagagaggagtctgagggagtgaggagggagagggtgagggagggagggtggaatctgagggagagggtgagggaaggAGCGAGGTAGGAgtctgagggagggaggagggagagaggagtctgaggaagtgatgaaggagagggtgagggagggagagaggagtctgagggagtgaggagggagagaggagtctgagggagggagggaggagtctgatgGAGTGAAGAAGAGAGGagtctgagggagggaggggtctgagggagtgaggagggagagggtgagggaggaagggaggagtctgagggagtgatgagggaggagggagggaggagtctgagggagtgagggagagaggagtctgagggagtgagaagggagagggtgagggagggaggagtctgagggagggatgagggagagaggtgtctgagggagtgaggagggagagggtgggggagggtggagtctgAGGGAGTGAGaatggagagggtgagggagggagagaggagtctgagggagggaggagggagagggtgagggagggagggagggaggagtctgagggagtgaggagggagagaggagtctgagggagtgaggagggagagggtacggtagggagagagaggtctgagggagtgaggagggagagaggagtctgaggaagtgaggaggcagagggtgagggagggagagaggagtctgagggtgtgaggagggagagaggagtctgagggagtgaggagggagagaggagtctgagggagtgagaatggagagggtgagggaaggagagaggagtctgagggagggaggagggagagggtgagggagggagggagggaggagtctgagggagtgaggagggagagaggagtctgagggagtgaggagggagagggtacggtagggagagagaggtctgagggagtgaggagggagagaggagtctgaggaagtgaggaggcagagggtgagggagggagagaggagtctgagggagtgagaagggagagggtgagggagggaggagtctgttggagtgagggagggaggagtctgagggagtgagaatggagagggagagggagggagggaggagtctgagggagtgaggagggagagggtgagggagggagggaggagtctgagggagtgaggagggagagaggtgtcTGAGGGGGtgagaagggagagggtgagggagagaggagtctgagggagtgaggagggagagggtgagggagtgaggagggagagggtgagggagggaggagtctgagggagtgaggatggagagggtgagggagggagggaggagtctgagggagtgaggagggagagggtgagggagggaggagtctgagggagtgaggatggagagggtgagggtggaagggaggagtctgagggagtgatgagggagagggtgagggacggAAAGTGGagtctgagggagggaggggggagggaggagggagagggtgaaggagggagggaggagtctgagggagtgaggagggagagatgagtctgagggggtgagaagggagagggtgagggagggaggagtctgagggagtgaggagggagggaggagggagagtgtgagggagggagggaggagtctgagggagtgaggagggagagggtgagggagggaggagtctgagggagtgaggagggagagggtgagggagggaggagtctgggggagtgaggagggagagggtgagggagggagagatgagtctgagggggtgagaagggagagggtgagggagggagggaggagtctgggggagtgaggagggagagggtgagggagggagagaggagtctgagggagtgaggagggagagggtgagggagggaggaatctgagggagggaggagggagagggtgagggagggaggagtctgagggagtgaggagagagagggggagggagggagggagcagtctgagggagtgaggagggagagacgagtctgagggagtgaggagggagagggtgagggagggagggaggagtctgagtgagtgaggggggagagggtgaggggggaggagtctgatggagggagggaggagtctgatgGAGTGAAGAAGAGAGGagtctgagggagtgagggaggaaggggtctgagggagtgaggagggagagaggagtctgagggagtgaggagggagatggtgagggtggaagggaggagtctgagggagtgagaagggagagggtgagggagagaggagtctgagggagggaggagggagacagtgagggagggagggagtagtttgagggagtgaggagagagagggcgagtgagggaggagtctgagggagtaaggagggagagggtgagggagggagggaggagtccgAGGGACTGAGGAAGGAGCGAGGAGTCTGAGGGAGTGAGATTGGAGaggatgagggagggagagaggagtctgagggagtgagattggagaggatgagggagagagggaggtgtctgagggagtgaggagggcgagggtgagggagggaggacacTGAGGAAATGAGAAGGGAGAGAGGAgtctgagggagtgaggagggagagggtgagggagggagggaggagtctgagggagtgaggagggaggaggtgagggagggagggaggcgtcTGAGGGAGTGAGAATGGAGAGggtgaggaagggagagaggagtctgagggagtgaggagggagagggtgagggagagaggagtctgagggagtgaggagggagagtgtgagggagggagggaggagtctgagggactgaggagggagagggtgagggagggaggagtctgagggagtgagaatggagagggtgagggagggagagaggagtctgagggagggaggagggagagggagggagggagggaggagtctgagggagtgaggagggagagaggagtctgagggagtgaggagggagagggtacggtagggagagagaggtctgagggagtgaggagggagagaggagtctgaggaagtgaggaggcagagggtgagggagggagagaggagtctgagggagtgagaagggagagggtgagggagggaggagtctgttggagtgagggagggaggagtctgagggagtgagaatggagagggagagggagggagggaggagtctgagggagtgaggagggagagaggtgtcTGAGGGGGtgagaagggagagggtgagggagagaggagtctgagggagtgaggagggagagggtgagggagtgaggagggagagggtgagggagggaggagtctgagggagtgaggatggagagggtgagggagggagggaggagtctgagggagtgaggagggagagggtgagggagggaggagtctgagggagtgaggatggagagggtgagggtggaagggaggagtctgagggagtgatgagggagagggtgagggacggAAAGTGGAgtctgagggagggaggagggagggaggagggagagggtgaaggagggagggaggagtctgagggagtgaggagggagagatgagtctgagggggtgagaagggagagggtgagggagggaggagtctgagggagtgaggagggagggaggagggagagtgtgagggagggagggaggagtctgagggagtgaggagggagagggtgagggagggaggagtctgagggagtgaggagggagagggtgagggagggaggagtctgggggagtgaggagggagaaggtgagggagggagagatgagtctgagggggtgagaagggagagggtgagggagggagggaggagtctgggggagtgaggagggagagggtgagggagggagagaggagtctgagggagtgaggagggagagggtgagggagggaggaatctgagggagggaggagggagagggtgagggagggaggagtctgagggagtgaggagagagagggggagggagggagggagcagtctgagggagtgaggagggagagacgagtctgagggagtgaggagggagagggtgaggggggaggagtctgatggagggagggaggagtctgatgGAGTGAAGAAGAGAGGagtctgagggagtgagggaggaaggggtctgagggagtgaggagggagagaggagtctgagggagtgaggagggagatggtgagggtggaagggaggagtctgagggagtgagaagggagagggtgagggagagaggagtctgagggagggaggagggagacagtgagggagggagggagtagtttgagggagtgaggagagagagggcgagtgagggaggagtctgagggagtaaggagggagagggtgagggagggagggaggagtccgAGGGACTGAGGAAGGAGCGAGGAGTCTGAGGGAGTGAGATtggag harbors:
- the LOC140475232 gene encoding sodium/potassium-transporting ATPase subunit alpha-1-like, which encodes MDELKKEVTMEDHKLSLDELSRKYGTDLTRGLTSSRAAEILAMEGPNALTPPPTTPEWVKFCRQLFGGFSILLWIGALLCFLAYSIQAVMEDEPAKDN